CTCCCGGGGAAAGGAAAGGTCCCCGCATTGCCCACATCCCCAGGGATCCTCGGGAACACCGTTTCCAGCATGAGAATACCCAGGGGAATACCGTAGGTGGTGTAACCGCCCTTGAAGACTGTGCCCACCGGCATCCGTCCCTTCGCCAAGAATCTCTCCTCCTTCAGTCCACTGCCCACTCAATGCCCAGTTCCGCCAGCTTCCCTCTGGTGGGCACTCCCTCATGATCCCAGCCAGACATCTCGTAGAACAACCGCAGGGCGTCGTCGAACTCCTCCTGGATGATGACGGAACCCTTGAGCAGACCCGATTCAATGGGCTTCAGGAAGCAGTAGTTCAGGGTGTCACCGGCCAGCCCGAAGCCCTCCCTGAGGTTAAAGAGCCTGCCCAGGTTGTGGGCCCGCTCCCCAACCTTAAGGAGCTCGTGCACGCTAGTCTCCCAGCCCGTCACTGCCTTTACCAGTTCAACCGCCTCCAGCGGGCGCCATGGTGTCAGGGTACACAGCCCGCAGTTGGCGAAGTGGTTCCAGTTGGTCACGTAGTAGGCCAGGCGCACCTTCCGGGCTGACATCTCTCCCTCGGGGATGGGCTCGAGGATGCCGAAGGGTTTCAGCGGGTCGATACTGGCATTCCACATGGTGTCGTGGATGTTGTGACAGTGGTCAGAACCCGTGGGGGAAACGGCGTAGCCCAGAGCAAGTCCCTTTTTAAACCTGGGGTCGTGAAGGGGTGTCTCCTGTCCCTTCACGTGATGAGCGAATTCCTCGGAGCCCTGCCCGATTTCCCTGGAGAGCGCCTTTATCCCGCGGGCCATGAGGTCGCCAAAACCCTCTCTCTGGGCAATCATCTCGATACACTGGAGCATGGCCTTGGAGTCACCAAAGCGCACCTCCAGGCCTCCCATGGAGTCCCTGTCAAGAAGGCCTCGCTCGAAGCACTCCATGACGAAGGCAATGGTGACGCCTGCGGAGATGGTGTCCAGGCAGTACCTGTTGCACATCTCATTGCCCTTGGCCACGGCCTCCAAGTCATCCACGGCGCAGTTGGACCCCAGGGCGGCCATTGTCTCGTACTCCGGCCCCCCGTAATCGGGATCCACTGGGTACTTGCCCTGGGAAGCCACAACGCCCTTGCACTTGATGGGACAGCCGTGGCAGCTCTGCCGGGTAACCTGCAGCTTATCCCTGAGCATCTCCCCGGAGATGCCCTGGGCGCCCTCGAAGTAGCCTGTGCGGAAGTTGCGGGTGGGAAGGCCTCCTGCGGCGTTGAGTATCAGGATGGAGCCAGCGGTCCCAGTGTCATAGTACCTTGGGACTCTCTTGGGGGCTTCTTCCGACATGAACCGGGCGAGTTCCTGGACACGCTGGGGGTCGGCCATGGACAGCCTACCCTCACCCTTGACGGCTACGGCCTTCAGGTTCTTGGAGCCCATCACAGCGCCCATCCCGGTTCGCCCGGCGAAGTGCCTGAGGTCATTCACCACGCTGGCGTATCGCACCTGATTCTCCCCAGCCCTGCCTATCTGTGCCACCCTTACCTGGCCATCCCCGAGTTCGTCCCTGATGGCCTGCTGGACAAGCTTGGGCTCCTGTCCCCAGAGGTGAGTGGCATCCCTGACTTGCACTGTCCCGGGAGAGATGAATAGATAGACAGGCTGGTCAGCCTTGCCCTCCACTACGAGGGCATCGTAGCCGGTGCGCTTCAGGGCCTGTGGGAAGAACCCTCCTGCCTCTGAGGTCCCGTAGGCTCCCGTGAGGGGAGACCTGGCGGCGACGCTGTTCCGGCAGGTTCCCGCCAGGTTAGACCCAGCCAGCAACCCAGGAGCGAAGACCAGAACATTATCCGGGCCCAGTGGGTCGACGCCGGGCCTCAGCCTCTTCATGAGCCAGTAGGAGGTAAAACCGTGGCCTCCGAAGTAGGTGCGGTAGAAGGCCTCAGGATACTCTTCCACCTCCCACCTCCTGCCTGTCAGGTCCACCCGCAATACCTTGCCATTATAACCGTAACCCATTAGCCTTGCCTCCCCCGGATGAATGGTATCCCAGTGTGATTGGCGTGCTGGAGCCCTTTCGGCGGCATAGCACCAGGTTCGCCCATTGCCACCGGCCAGGCTTGAGGTATACCGCTACCTTACCATGGTCAGACCTTCTAGACTAGGATTCGACCCCCTGGCGAAAAGTCTTTTTTTTCAAAGGGCTTTTGTCTCCCTGCGGTCAGAAGGTTGTCGTCGTGGGTCCTAGTAAGCCAGGATACTAAACTTCTTACGAAAAGTCGCTCCCGGTAAAGCCTGTCGCTTCACAACCGGGCAGTGCGAGGAACTATTCCACCTCACCGCTCGCCGGCTGCTGGAAAATACCCTGAAGCGCTTGTTAACGGTCATGCAATTCACCCACCCTAGAGTCAAGTAATTCACCTACTGTCGGTGTCAAGTAATTCACCCACACAGGGGGTCGTGGAGCGCAGCGAAGAATGCAGCCATTCTGGTGACAAAAGAGAAAAAGGAGGAGGCGCCGGAATGGCGCGGAGGGATTTCGCTGCCACGATCTCATTGAGATTTACCTTCACTGGCAAGCGGGAAGTGGGATTCGGAGAATAGCATCGAGCCTGGGAATAGACAGGAATGCGGTCAGGAGATACATTCGGAGTGCCGAAGAAGCCGGGTTCACCCGCGAGCAGCCGTTATCTGAGGAGTGGATGCGGTTTATACGGGAGGCTTTGCCATTTACTCACGACCCTTTGGCACGGTCCGTGAGGTTTAAGGCCATCGAGCCCTACAGGGAACATATCCGGGGAGCCTTGAAGGAGAACAAAGCCAGCACCGTGTGGCAAAGGCTCAAGGATGAAGCAGACCTTCGGCTAACATTCCACCTCGGAGGACTCGCCCCGCCCGAAACCCAAGACTACATCCACCACCAACTTCGGACAGCCGGCTGTGACCAGCCCCTTTTCACCCAGCAAGTCATCGACAAGATCCATGCCCACTCCAAGGGCCTCCCTAGGCTCATTAACCGCCTCACTCGCGGTTGCCTACTGGATGCCGCCCTCCATGAAGGGCGCCTCGTCAAGGACTCTCACCTTGCACGTGTCCTCTCTGACCTCGAGGCTTGAGACCTTCTCATTCACTCCCGCCTATCAAACCAAGATGCGCCCGGAGGGCGCATCTTGACCTAATACAAACCCGCCATCTATTCGCAGACAATTACCGTCAAACTGCTCCGGCATGGACAGCTACTGATGTATTGCCCACACCTCCTCCAATTACTTTATATTGCTTCGACGTTCACCCCGTAAATTCCTCTGTCTCCGTCTTCCATCCGGACCGGCCGGGGGTTTTTGCAGTGGAATCAAATAGGCGTTGCTCATTGCATCGGGGCTTCTGTGAGTGGAATAACATGTCCGATGGCCGATGGGACAAAGGGCTGATTGGCTAACCTAAGGAGTTGCCACAATCAGTTTTAATATTTTACCAAACCTGTCTTCGATGCTGGTGATTTTTATCCCGGCTTTTTGAATGTTTTCCACTGTCCGCCTGTTGATACTAGAACCTATCATGTACAGGGTCAGCGGATTAAGTAAGTCCATTAACGCTCCTAAAACAGGATGTTCGCTTCGTACATGTTCCAGTAGGATAATCTGGCCATCAGGCTTACACACCCGGCGTGCTTCAGTCAACCCTTTTACAGGGTCTGGAACCGAACAAAAAACGCAGGTGGACACTATTGTATCAAAAGTATTATCGGGAAAATCCATTTGCTGAACATCAATTTCAAGTAAGGTTACCTGGGCACCGCTCTGGTGGACCCTTTTTCTCGCCTTAGCCAGCATTCCTGGACTAAAATCAATGCCGGTAATTTCGCAGTCCGCCGGGTAATAGGGCAAATTCCTTCCGGTACCCACACCCACCTCCAATACCTTCCCTTTGGCAAAGCCTAACGCTTTTTTTCTCAACCCATCGTCAATCATCCGATCCAGCCAGTCATAGTATAGCGCTGAACGGTTGTACCGCCGTTTGATGACCTCGGTTAGGTGGCTCAAATCATTTGTTTGTTCAACCAACTTTGATACCTCCTGCATCACCTTACGTCAATATCCATATCTATACAGATCTCATTCAGAAGCTGTTTAAACCTTGCTTCAACTGTGCATTCCGGTGAACCGGCCATCTGTTCCGGAGTTTCCGGCCGGGTCGGAGCGAAGCGACGCCGGTTGTTGTGGATAATATATCCGGGTGGCCGGGATCAGTCAATCTTGGAGAAGGTTTTGGGTGCATGACACCATTGTTGTAGATTTCAAGACACCAGGCCATGCTGCTACTATAATGTCAAGTCGTGTATGATGCAAGTCATGCTATTGACGGATCCCGGTAAAGGGGTATACAATGCAGTCGCTGGTGACTTTACTATGGTAAAGCGCTAAAGTCCCCGGGGGTGGAGTGAATGGTGCAGCCTACGGTCCAGGAGGCCAGGGCCAGGAGAAGGATATGCCAGCGGCTGGCGGAGGTCTTTGCCCGGTGGGGCTTCGCTGAGATTGAGGTGCCCTTGCTGCAACCGGCTGAAGATCTTGAACCCGTTGCAGGGCCCCAGCTCATGGAGTCCTCCTACAAGGTCATTGACCACCAGGGGAGGGTGCTTTGCCTGAGGCCGGACTTCACCGCGGCCATATCCAGCATGGTCACAGGCCAGTGGGCCTGCGAGCCGAGACCGCTGCGTCTTTCTTACTTCGGTTCAGTGTTTCGCCGGGGGACCTCTGGCATGCGGGAGACGCCCCAGGCCGGGGTGGAGAACATCGGGTCTCCGCACGGCGATCCTGATGCCGAGTGCATTGCCGTGGCGCTGGAGGGACTACAGGCTGTGGGGGTCCGGGAGGTTCACGTGGCCTTGGGGGATGCCGGCGTGCTCCGGGCCTGGCTGGACCAGGCGGGATTGACCCCGGACACCCTTAGAAGGACCGTCCAGGCCCTCTCTGGCAAGGATCTCGTATCCCTTGAGCGACTCCTGGGTGCCGCCGGGGGGGGGCTTGCCCGCTCCTTCCAGGACCTCCTTGATACCCGGGGAGACGGGGATGCCCTGGACAGGGCCTTGAAGGCCTGGCAGGGCAGTTTGCTTGAGCCTCACCTGGAGGCCCTCCGCTTGACCTACGGGCGCCTCGGGGCCATGGGGCTTTGTGAGAGTGTCTTCGTTGACCTCGGTCTCCTGCGGGACCTGGACTACTACACAGGCCTGGTAT
This genomic stretch from Bacillota bacterium harbors:
- a CDS encoding class I SAM-dependent methyltransferase; the protein is MVEQTNDLSHLTEVIKRRYNRSALYYDWLDRMIDDGLRKKALGFAKGKVLEVGVGTGRNLPYYPADCEITGIDFSPGMLAKARKRVHQSGAQVTLLEIDVQQMDFPDNTFDTIVSTCVFCSVPDPVKGLTEARRVCKPDGQIILLEHVRSEHPVLGALMDLLNPLTLYMIGSSINRRTVENIQKAGIKITSIEDRFGKILKLIVATP
- a CDS encoding ATP phosphoribosyltransferase regulatory subunit, producing MQPTVQEARARRRICQRLAEVFARWGFAEIEVPLLQPAEDLEPVAGPQLMESSYKVIDHQGRVLCLRPDFTAAISSMVTGQWACEPRPLRLSYFGSVFRRGTSGMRETPQAGVENIGSPHGDPDAECIAVALEGLQAVGVREVHVALGDAGVLRAWLDQAGLTPDTLRRTVQALSGKDLVSLERLLGAAGGGLARSFQDLLDTRGDGDALDRALKAWQGSLLEPHLEALRLTYGRLGAMGLCESVFVDLGLLRDLDYYTGLVFDVYIRGLGEPVAGGGRYDDLLGRIGAAEAAVGFAYNVEAISKISTEGALSGFSLSIH
- a CDS encoding aldehyde ferredoxin oxidoreductase family protein, with amino-acid sequence MGYGYNGKVLRVDLTGRRWEVEEYPEAFYRTYFGGHGFTSYWLMKRLRPGVDPLGPDNVLVFAPGLLAGSNLAGTCRNSVAARSPLTGAYGTSEAGGFFPQALKRTGYDALVVEGKADQPVYLFISPGTVQVRDATHLWGQEPKLVQQAIRDELGDGQVRVAQIGRAGENQVRYASVVNDLRHFAGRTGMGAVMGSKNLKAVAVKGEGRLSMADPQRVQELARFMSEEAPKRVPRYYDTGTAGSILILNAAGGLPTRNFRTGYFEGAQGISGEMLRDKLQVTRQSCHGCPIKCKGVVASQGKYPVDPDYGGPEYETMAALGSNCAVDDLEAVAKGNEMCNRYCLDTISAGVTIAFVMECFERGLLDRDSMGGLEVRFGDSKAMLQCIEMIAQREGFGDLMARGIKALSREIGQGSEEFAHHVKGQETPLHDPRFKKGLALGYAVSPTGSDHCHNIHDTMWNASIDPLKPFGILEPIPEGEMSARKVRLAYYVTNWNHFANCGLCTLTPWRPLEAVELVKAVTGWETSVHELLKVGERAHNLGRLFNLREGFGLAGDTLNYCFLKPIESGLLKGSVIIQEEFDDALRLFYEMSGWDHEGVPTRGKLAELGIEWAVD